The following nucleotide sequence is from Pseudofrancisella aestuarii.
GCATAGCAAGAGTGAAGCTAACCCCTTTAAAAGCTATTGATGGCGATATTGCAAATGCAGTTGAAATAAAGCCAAATATAAAGAATAAAATTATAGAAATTCTAATTATTTTTTTGAAATTAAGAATCCTTATAAGTATTTCTTGAAGAATTCTTTTATTAAAAAGAATCAATAGTAAGGCAAATGATGTTCCATAAAATAAGAGGGCATACCTTTCAAAGAAAAGGTTCTTGTTTGCTGAAATAATGTCATTTAAATATTTCGTGCCTCCTGAAATATTATTTATAACAATATTCATTGGGACATATTCTCTATAAGGTATTAAGAAAATCGTAAATAAAAGAATAGATAAAAAATAAAAAATTAAATCATCAAGTTGTATTTTTCTTATATATTGAAGCATTTTAAGACTGGAGAGTTTACTTTATAAGTTTAGTGTATAAAAAGTTTTATAATAATGATAGAAAAGATTATTCTGAAAGGATTTTTATCGTTGAGCTAGCTAAGACAGAGCCATCTGACTTATCTGTAACTATAGCTTTCCAAGTTCCAGCACATATTTGATCATTATATAGAACACTTTGGGAATCTGTTGAGTAGTCTTCTACTTCTCTAAATTTTGCTATTGGGAAGGCTGTGTTATAACAACTTGTATCCTCTGGGGTTTCCCAAGATAAGTAAACAGATCCTTGAGGAGCTCCGTTCCAGTTAGTAATTATTTTTGCATCTATAGAGTGCAGATTCTTATTATAAGCTAAAGTTATTGTAGCATTAGGGTCATCAGCAGTAGTATCCTCACCATCATTATCAGGATTTTCTACGGTATTTGTGTCGGAGTTTACTTGTACTCCATCACTGTCGTTATAAAAAGAATCTACAAAAGAATTATAGGTGCTACAGCCACCTAAACCTAGTGTTGATAAAAGAAAGACAAATATTACAAAACTATTTTTCATTTTTTACCTAAATTTAATTTTTTTTACTTAATTCAAGAGTTTTAATTTGGTCACCAACTTTTTGAGCTTCTTTAGTTTCTGTGTCAGCAGTTGCTTTTAAATCACTAGCTTCTTTATCAGCTTCATCAGCTTGATCTTTGTAACTGTTTACTTCTTTTTGAAGTTTGATAGCACTCTGAGCCTCATCAATTATTCTTTCTCTGAAATTGATTGCATCATCACTAGTTTGGTCTTCAAGTTCTCTATATGCTTTTAATAAATCTCTAACTCGAGCATCTATAGCATCAACTTGAGCTTGTTTTCTATCAGCGGTATTTCTAAGTTTAGAGGCTTTAGCTTCTAAATTTTTAGCATCATCTAGATCTTGAGATGCTTTATCGTTCATATTTTGCTGAGTTTGTTGCAGTTGAACTATTTTAGAATCAATGTCAGAAGCACAACTGGTAACAGTTAAAAATATAATTGCTACAAGTGAAATTGTAAAAAACCTTTTCATAAAGGTAACCTCTTATTCGGTTAACTATTAAATTCAAAGATAAGTATAAATTACATGTAGAGACAAGTAAAGAATGAAAGATATAAAGTTATATGATTTTATTTGATAGTTATTGAGTCTGTAGCGATTGCTTTACCATCAAACATTACGCTAGCTGTCCAAGTACCTGTGCAGTATTTATCTCCTTGCTTAAGTTCAACAGTTGCCCAAGTCATATCTTTTGATTCACCATATTTAGTGATAGGGAACTGAGTATCATAACAACCAGTACCAGTAGGTGCTTGCCAGTGTAGTTTAACACTACCTTCTGGATTTCCATTGTATGTTGTCCAAATTTTAGCAATTATTTCATCTTTATTATTTTTGTTTAATTTAACTTTTGCAGTAGGTTCACCAGTAGTTGAAGTAGTTGCAACAGCTTGAGAACCATCGTTATTTGTATCTTTAGCATTGTTATCTCCACCTACTGTAGAACATCCTGCTAAAGCTAATAATGAAGTTAATAAAAAACTTAATTTAATTGTTTTATTCATAGGATAACTCCTTTTAATTCCAGGTTTTATTAATTTAGAACCAATTTATCCCTAAAAGGTTCTACAATGATTATAACATTAAACTTAATTATAAAAAGAGAAAAAGTAAATAAATAATTCTTAGGTTAAATAATAATTATACAACCAATACTTCTATTCTCATTAGCTAAAAGATTATATGTTTTACAAGCAGTATTACTGTCCATAAAGTCTAAATTTTTACCATATTTAGCTAAATAATTCATTATCTCTATAGGAGGCAATGTTTGTTTTTGACCTGTTCCAATAAGAATTATTTCAGGATTTGTTTTAAGCAATAGATCTAAATGGTCTGTAACTATATCCTCTACAGTTTCTATTTTATTGTCAGAGCTCAATATTGACTCTCTTGATAAAATTAAAGTATTGGTAAAATTACCAATATTTAATTTAAATAATCCTTTCGTATATTCATTAAAGAAAATTGGCGTATCAAATTTTTCTTCTGTGAAACTCATCATAATAATAAATACCTTGATGTTTTTATGATGCAATCTTATATCTAAAGTATAGAATATATATAGTTTTTATTGCAAAAAAATATTTGGAGAATTTTATGAATTCCTTGTTAGTTGAGTCTAGCTTACCAAAGTTAGCGGATTTTAAAGATTCGGAAGTAAAGGGCGCTGTTGATTTTGTTCTAGGGAAAGCTCAAGAAGCCGTTGAGAATGTTCTTAAACATTCATCTAAGAAATGGAGTGAGTTACAGAAGTTAGAAGAGGTTGATGAAAAGATAACACAAGTATTTTCATCTATTGCGCACATGAATGCTGTTTGTAACTCAGAGCAATTACGGAAAGATTATGAATATGCTGTTGCCAAAGTTACAGAGTATTATACAAAGCTTGGACAAAATAAAGAGCTTTATAATTTTTATAAGCTGATAAATGAAATAGAGCTTAATTCTGAACAAAAACAGACTATAAAAAAAGCATTAATAGGTTTTGAAAAGTCTGGTGTGGATTTAGAGGAAAGTAAAAGACAGCGCTTGCAAGAAATAAGCCAAGAGCTAGCTCAGCTAAATAGTAAGTTCGAGAATAATGTTTTGGATGCAACTATGTCTTGGAGTTATAAAACTAATGATGTGAAAGAGCTAGATGGACTATCTAGTAATGTTATAAAGTCAGCCGAAAAGAAAGCTAAAGCAAGAGAAATCTCTGAAAAGTATATGCTGGGTTTAGATATTCCAACATATCTGGCAGTAATGCAACAAGCAAATAATAGAAACTTAAGAGAGACTTTCTATAAAGCATACTGTACTAAGGCATCTAAGTATTTTGATGATCCTAAGTTTAATAATGATGATAATATCGAGAGAATACTTTCATTAAGGTTAGAAAAATCTCAAATTTTGGGGTTTGATAATTATGCTGAGTATTCTTTATTTACAAAAATGGCTGAAACTCCAGAGCAAGTGCTAGAGCTGTTAGAGAACCTCTTAATAAAGTCAAAGAATCAGGCTAAAGAAGAGTTAAATGAGCTAAAAGAATATGCTAAGAAATGTGGCTTTAATGAAGAGATCAAACCATGGGATTTGGCATTTTTTTCTGAAAAACTAAAAAAAGATAAATTTGATTTTACAGAAGAGGAGCTTAGAAAGTATTTTCCTTTAGAAAAAGTTTTAAATGGCTTATTCATTATTTTAAATAATATATATGGTTTAGATATTAAAGAAGATTTAAAAGAACCTAAATATACTCCAGAAGAAAAAATATTTAATTTTAGTAAGAATGGTGAATTAATAGGGAGCATTATTTGTGATTTCTTTGCTAGAGATAGTAAGCGTGGTGGCGCATGGATGGATGGGTCTCGAACATCTTATATTAAAAGTTGTTCCTCAAGACAAAAACCTGTTGCATACGTGAATTGTAATTTTATGCCACCTTCAGATGATGGCTCTAATATAACTCATAGTGATGCAGTTACTTTGTTTCATGAATTTGGTCATGCATTACATCATATTTTATCTGTAGTCGGAGTACCTTCTATATCTGGTACTCATGGCGTGGAGTGGGATGCTGTTGAATTGCCAAGTCAGTTTATGGAGAATTTCTGCTGGTGTAAAGAGGGTATTGAATTAATATCTGGTGCTAGAGATGGGTCTAAATTAACAAAAGAACAATTAG
It contains:
- a CDS encoding Mth938-like domain-containing protein; its protein translation is MMSFTEEKFDTPIFFNEYTKGLFKLNIGNFTNTLILSRESILSSDNKIETVEDIVTDHLDLLLKTNPEIILIGTGQKQTLPPIEIMNYLAKYGKNLDFMDSNTACKTYNLLANENRSIGCIIII
- a CDS encoding TUL4 family lipoprotein, translating into MKNSFVIFVFLLSTLGLGGCSTYNSFVDSFYNDSDGVQVNSDTNTVENPDNDGEDTTADDPNATITLAYNKNLHSIDAKIITNWNGAPQGSVYLSWETPEDTSCYNTAFPIAKFREVEDYSTDSQSVLYNDQICAGTWKAIVTDKSDGSVLASSTIKILSE
- a CDS encoding M3 family metallopeptidase produces the protein MNSLLVESSLPKLADFKDSEVKGAVDFVLGKAQEAVENVLKHSSKKWSELQKLEEVDEKITQVFSSIAHMNAVCNSEQLRKDYEYAVAKVTEYYTKLGQNKELYNFYKLINEIELNSEQKQTIKKALIGFEKSGVDLEESKRQRLQEISQELAQLNSKFENNVLDATMSWSYKTNDVKELDGLSSNVIKSAEKKAKAREISEKYMLGLDIPTYLAVMQQANNRNLRETFYKAYCTKASKYFDDPKFNNDDNIERILSLRLEKSQILGFDNYAEYSLFTKMAETPEQVLELLENLLIKSKNQAKEELNELKEYAKKCGFNEEIKPWDLAFFSEKLKKDKFDFTEEELRKYFPLEKVLNGLFIILNNIYGLDIKEDLKEPKYTPEEKIFNFSKNGELIGSIICDFFARDSKRGGAWMDGSRTSYIKSCSSRQKPVAYVNCNFMPPSDDGSNITHSDAVTLFHEFGHALHHILSVVGVPSISGTHGVEWDAVELPSQFMENFCWCKEGIELISGARDGSKLTKEQLDKLVGARHFHSALMMVRQLEFGVFDMNIHRKKITSVDDVQKELDTVRAEIGLLKPPVYNKFQNGFTHVFAGGYAAGYYSYKWAEILSSDVFSRFEEEGVFSQQVGQELLDNIISKGSSRDAMDNFVAFMGRKPSEEALLRHSGIRC
- a CDS encoding TUL4 family lipoprotein, which gives rise to MNKTIKLSFLLTSLLALAGCSTVGGDNNAKDTNNDGSQAVATTSTTGEPTAKVKLNKNNKDEIIAKIWTTYNGNPEGSVKLHWQAPTGTGCYDTQFPITKYGESKDMTWATVELKQGDKYCTGTWTASVMFDGKAIATDSITIK